A genomic window from Aquila chrysaetos chrysaetos chromosome 9, bAquChr1.4, whole genome shotgun sequence includes:
- the TERB1 gene encoding telomere repeats-binding bouquet formation protein 1 isoform X2 — MDTNNLDFFQCTGFDHLVLKRKKTPKTGCFCPGVAAWGTRKGIQPKMENQKVQKKQCDMKTDLNLLLECLKYQMDCPVSQKEALITIYSICQQNSEASEYFQEIGGLMFINDLAKSSVHCIVKEAALFTLGIIIESNVYCQQTLCTSALFEDLILLLMNKDSGVNLKRMSVYVILVLVSNNKSGQTYVRDTGCIGLLLQLFRTTLSTSEMNLSDENTNECYQLWSSVCSTLCACVNNPQNEDNQNICCSVFPYAKEWLESCAEPEIVRPICSFVGLTVANNSYVQKYFVSVGGLDTLAKVLINLMHDSCMSHSSTKLAVVVTKTLDACIANDSAMGVVLTKYHTVSELLKLLSNDTLDTGEKISIILTIGHCTEVCEENQCELLQNNGLPLMIQVLTESQDEELNKAATFVLQNCKQMTEQLSLKINDNSLNVNNAEELDVQVRKRSLQDYWKKAKEIFHRINLIEKEHSEEGVQGRVFVDRSSEANIEASKYHEVNLADPKAYVERTHKEIHCRQLTSELDDQVLAPSVDSSPLKNEIVNTMDPVNASTRQSEQSNIPRSVNELQTDSVLQSHNINEKTACVKNQFILQVSEHLFKQPAEIVKHMKQTCRPDQHSFYSKINKEEKSTSTTSASHKMADLRCLGCTAQGLSFNSKTFTKMLQSCPHQCDRHKVILEAEERYKKELRQLAVCNNSRHATHEKLVLTPMKKEKLHTEITTFRSKKDSFQSILLTPIRKNKSNTSNRDEHSKNTRLTDDYNLIPTYEKSFQKTQDANLKRQKVKEMCKQECQRLKENCIYSLHKDKNNEICSLDVNRRPLNKRKRTRKDFTTEEINCLLSGVKKMEARKKQSSSITSFKSVLDFVAEC, encoded by the exons AACAAGAAAAGGGATACAaccaaaaatggaaaatcaaaAGGTGCAGAAAAAACAGTGTG ATATGAAAACAGATCTGAACTTACTCCTTGAATGCCTTAAATACCAGATGGACTGCCCTGTATCTCAGAAAGAGGCTTTGATCACTATTTATTCAATTTGTCAACAAAACA gTGAAGCAAGtgaatattttcaagaaattgGTGGTTTGATGTTTATAAATGATCTTGCAAAGTCAAGTGTTCATTGCATAGTAAAGGAAGCAGCTTTATTTACATTAGGAATTATAATAGAGAGTAATG TTTATTGTCAACAAACTTTGTGTACCTCTGCATTGTTTGAAGACCTCATTTTATTGTTAATGAATAAGGATTCTGGTGTGAACTTGAAAAGAATGTCTGTTTACGTCATCTTAGTACTGGTTTCAAATAATA AAAGTGGGCAAACCTATGTCAGAGATACAGGCTGCATTGGTCTTCTGCTGCAGTTATTCAG AACAACACTTTCCACATCTGAGATGAATCTGTCAGATGAAAATACTAATGAGTGCTATCAGCTGTGGTCTTCAGTCTGCAGTACTCTCTGTGCTTGTGTTAACAATCCTCAGAATG aaGATAATCAAAACATTTGCTGTTCAGTTTTTCCATATGCCAAAGAGTGGCTCGAAAGTTGCGCAGAGCCTGAGATAGTTCGTCCTATTTGTTCATTTGTTGGTCTCACAGTTGCAAATAACT catatgtgcagaaatattttgtttctgttggaGGATTGGATACATTAGCTAAAGTTCTCATCAATCTTATGCATGATTCCTGTATGAGTCACTCAAGCACAAAACTTGCAGTAGTAGTAACAAAGACTCTGGATGCCTGCATTGCTAATGACT CTGCCATGGGTGTTGTCTTGACAAAGTATCACACTGTGTCAGAGCTACTGAAGTTGCTGTCCAATGACACTCTGGATACTGGAgaaaaaattagtattattCTAACAATTGGGCACTGTACTGAAGTTTGTg aagaaaaccaGTGTGAACTGCTCCAGAACAATGGTCTTCCACTTATGATTCAGGTATTAACTGAGTCTCAGGATGAGGAACTAAACAAAGCTGCTACTTTCGTGCTAcaaaactgcaaacaaatgA ctGAACAATTGTCCctgaaaataaatgataatTCATTGAATGTGAACAATGCAGAAGAGTTGGATGTGCAGGTCAGAAAAAGAAGTCTACAAGActactggaagaaagcaaaagaaatttttcacagaataaaCTTGATTGAAAAAGAACACAGTGAG GAAGGAGTACAAGGAAGAGTATTTGTAGACAGATCTTCAGAAGCCAATATTGAAGCATCAAAGTACCATGAAGTGAATCTTGCTGATCCAAAAGCTTATGTAGAAAGAAcacataaagaaatacattgtCGACAGTTGACCTCTGAGTTAGATGATCAGGTTCTTGCTCCATCTGTAGATTCTTctccactgaaaaatgaaatagtgaACACTATGGATCCAGTAAATGCTTCTACTAGACAAAGTGAACAGAGTAATATTCCACGTTCAGTTAATGAACTGCAAACAGACAGTGTACTTCAAAGTcacaatataaatgaaaaaactGCTTGtgtaaaaaatcagtttattctTCAAGTAAG TGAACACTTATTTAAACAACCAGCAGAGATTGTTAAACATATGAAACAGACATGCAGACCAG ATCAACATTCATTCTACTCAAAGataaacaaggaagaaaaaagtacttcAACTACATCTGCATCCCATAAAATGGCAGATTTAAGATGTTTAG gttgtaCAGCACAAGGACTATCCTTCAATAGTAAAACCTTTACCAAGATGTTGCAAAGTTGTCCACATCAGTGTGACCGTCATAAAGTCATTCTGGAAGCTgaagaaagatataaaaaggAACTTCGCCAATTAGCTGTTTGTAACAACAGTAGACATGCAACTCATGAGa AACTAGTGCTGACtccaatgaagaaagaaaaactgcataCAGAAATAACAACTTTTAGGAGCAAAAAGGATAGCTTCCAAA gtattcTTTTGACTCcaattagaaaaaacaaatctaatACTTCAAATAGAGATGAACATAGTAAAAATACTAGGTTGACTGATGACTATAACTTGATACCGACATATGAAAAGT CTttccaaaaaacccaagatgcTAACTTGAAGAGACaaaaagtcaaagaaatgtGCAAACAGGAATGTCAGCgcttaaaagaaaactgcatatATTCACTTCACAAAGATAAG aacaATGAAATATGTTCCCTGGATGTGAACAGAAGACCtttaaacaagagaaaaagaaccCGAAAAGATTTCACAACTGAAGAAATTAACTGTCTTTTGAGTGGAGTAAAAAAAATGG aggcaagaaaaaaacaaagctcatCAATAACATCATTCAAGAGTGTTTTGGATTTTGTTGCAGAATgttga
- the TERB1 gene encoding telomere repeats-binding bouquet formation protein 1 isoform X7, producing the protein MDTNNLDFFQCTGFDHLVLKRKKTPKTGCFCPGVAAWGTRKGIQPKMENQKVQKKQCDMKTDLNLLLECLKYQMDCPVSQKEALITIYSICQQNSEASEYFQEIGGLMFINDLAKSSVHCIVKEAALFTLGIIIESNVYCQQTLCTSALFEDLILLLMNKDSGVNLKRMSVYVILVLVSNNKSGQTYVRDTGCIGLLLQLFRTTLSTSEMNLSDENTNECYQLWSSVCSTLCACVNNPQNEDNQNICCSVFPYAKEWLESCAEPEIVRPICSFVGLTVANNSYVQKYFVSVGGLDTLAKVLINLMHDSCMSHSSTKLAVVVTKTLDACIANDSAMGVVLTKYHTVSELLKLLSNDTLDTGEKISIILTIGHCTEVCEENQCELLQNNGLPLMIQVLTESQDEELNKAATFVLQNCKQMTEQLSLKINDNSLNVNNAEELDVQVRKRSLQDYWKKAKEIFHRINLIEKEHSEEGVQGRVFVDRSSEANIEASKYHEVNLADPKAYVERTHKEIHCRQLTSELDDQVLAPSVDSSPLKNEIVNTMDPVNASTRQSEQSNIPRSVNELQTDSVLQSHNINEKTACVKNQFILQVSEHLFKQPAEIVKHMKQTCRPDQHSFYSKINKEEKSTSTTSASHKMADLRCLGCTAQGLSFNSKTFTKMLQSCPHQCDRHKVILEAEERYKKELRQLAVCNNSRHATHETFQKTQDANLKRQKVKEMCKQECQRLKENCIYSLHKDKNNEICSLDVNRRPLNKRKRTRKDFTTEEINCLLSGVKKMGNHWNLILWSYPFQKGRTNVDLSKKYYRLQLQRQEKNKAHQ; encoded by the exons AACAAGAAAAGGGATACAaccaaaaatggaaaatcaaaAGGTGCAGAAAAAACAGTGTG ATATGAAAACAGATCTGAACTTACTCCTTGAATGCCTTAAATACCAGATGGACTGCCCTGTATCTCAGAAAGAGGCTTTGATCACTATTTATTCAATTTGTCAACAAAACA gTGAAGCAAGtgaatattttcaagaaattgGTGGTTTGATGTTTATAAATGATCTTGCAAAGTCAAGTGTTCATTGCATAGTAAAGGAAGCAGCTTTATTTACATTAGGAATTATAATAGAGAGTAATG TTTATTGTCAACAAACTTTGTGTACCTCTGCATTGTTTGAAGACCTCATTTTATTGTTAATGAATAAGGATTCTGGTGTGAACTTGAAAAGAATGTCTGTTTACGTCATCTTAGTACTGGTTTCAAATAATA AAAGTGGGCAAACCTATGTCAGAGATACAGGCTGCATTGGTCTTCTGCTGCAGTTATTCAG AACAACACTTTCCACATCTGAGATGAATCTGTCAGATGAAAATACTAATGAGTGCTATCAGCTGTGGTCTTCAGTCTGCAGTACTCTCTGTGCTTGTGTTAACAATCCTCAGAATG aaGATAATCAAAACATTTGCTGTTCAGTTTTTCCATATGCCAAAGAGTGGCTCGAAAGTTGCGCAGAGCCTGAGATAGTTCGTCCTATTTGTTCATTTGTTGGTCTCACAGTTGCAAATAACT catatgtgcagaaatattttgtttctgttggaGGATTGGATACATTAGCTAAAGTTCTCATCAATCTTATGCATGATTCCTGTATGAGTCACTCAAGCACAAAACTTGCAGTAGTAGTAACAAAGACTCTGGATGCCTGCATTGCTAATGACT CTGCCATGGGTGTTGTCTTGACAAAGTATCACACTGTGTCAGAGCTACTGAAGTTGCTGTCCAATGACACTCTGGATACTGGAgaaaaaattagtattattCTAACAATTGGGCACTGTACTGAAGTTTGTg aagaaaaccaGTGTGAACTGCTCCAGAACAATGGTCTTCCACTTATGATTCAGGTATTAACTGAGTCTCAGGATGAGGAACTAAACAAAGCTGCTACTTTCGTGCTAcaaaactgcaaacaaatgA ctGAACAATTGTCCctgaaaataaatgataatTCATTGAATGTGAACAATGCAGAAGAGTTGGATGTGCAGGTCAGAAAAAGAAGTCTACAAGActactggaagaaagcaaaagaaatttttcacagaataaaCTTGATTGAAAAAGAACACAGTGAG GAAGGAGTACAAGGAAGAGTATTTGTAGACAGATCTTCAGAAGCCAATATTGAAGCATCAAAGTACCATGAAGTGAATCTTGCTGATCCAAAAGCTTATGTAGAAAGAAcacataaagaaatacattgtCGACAGTTGACCTCTGAGTTAGATGATCAGGTTCTTGCTCCATCTGTAGATTCTTctccactgaaaaatgaaatagtgaACACTATGGATCCAGTAAATGCTTCTACTAGACAAAGTGAACAGAGTAATATTCCACGTTCAGTTAATGAACTGCAAACAGACAGTGTACTTCAAAGTcacaatataaatgaaaaaactGCTTGtgtaaaaaatcagtttattctTCAAGTAAG TGAACACTTATTTAAACAACCAGCAGAGATTGTTAAACATATGAAACAGACATGCAGACCAG ATCAACATTCATTCTACTCAAAGataaacaaggaagaaaaaagtacttcAACTACATCTGCATCCCATAAAATGGCAGATTTAAGATGTTTAG gttgtaCAGCACAAGGACTATCCTTCAATAGTAAAACCTTTACCAAGATGTTGCAAAGTTGTCCACATCAGTGTGACCGTCATAAAGTCATTCTGGAAGCTgaagaaagatataaaaaggAACTTCGCCAATTAGCTGTTTGTAACAACAGTAGACATGCAACTCATGAGa CTttccaaaaaacccaagatgcTAACTTGAAGAGACaaaaagtcaaagaaatgtGCAAACAGGAATGTCAGCgcttaaaagaaaactgcatatATTCACTTCACAAAGATAAG aacaATGAAATATGTTCCCTGGATGTGAACAGAAGACCtttaaacaagagaaaaagaaccCGAAAAGATTTCACAACTGAAGAAATTAACTGTCTTTTGAGTGGAGTAAAAAAAATGGGTAATCActggaatttaattttgtgGTCTTATCCATTTCAGAAAGGACGGACAAATGTTGATCTTTCCAAGAAATACTACAGGTTACAGTTGCAA aggcaagaaaaaaacaaagctcatCAATAA
- the TERB1 gene encoding telomere repeats-binding bouquet formation protein 1 isoform X3, translated as MDTNNLDFFQCTGFDHLVLKRKKTPKTGCFCPGVAAWGTRKGIQPKMENQKVQKKQCDMKTDLNLLLECLKYQMDCPVSQKEALITIYSICQQNSEASEYFQEIGGLMFINDLAKSSVHCIVKEAALFTLGIIIESNVYCQQTLCTSALFEDLILLLMNKDSGVNLKRMSVYVILVLVSNNKSGQTYVRDTGCIGLLLQLFRTTLSTSEMNLSDENTNECYQLWSSVCSTLCACVNNPQNEDNQNICCSVFPYAKEWLESCAEPEIVRPICSFVGLTVANNSYVQKYFVSVGGLDTLAKVLINLMHDSCMSHSSTKLAVVVTKTLDACIANDSAMGVVLTKYHTVSELLKLLSNDTLDTGEKISIILTIGHCTEVCEENQCELLQNNGLPLMIQVLTESQDEELNKAATFVLQNCKQMTEQLSLKINDNSLNVNNAEELDVQVRKRSLQDYWKKAKEIFHRINLIEKEHSEEGVQGRVFVDRSSEANIEASKYHEVNLADPKAYVERTHKEIHCRQLTSELDDQVLAPSVDSSPLKNEIVNTMDPVNASTRQSEQSNIPRSVNELQTDSVLQSHNINEKTACVKNQFILQVSEHLFKQPAEIVKHMKQTCRPDQHSFYSKINKEEKSTSTTSASHKMADLRCLGCTAQGLSFNSKTFTKMLQSCPHQCDRHKVILEAEERYKKELRQLAVCNNSRHATHESILLTPIRKNKSNTSNRDEHSKNTRLTDDYNLIPTYEKSFQKTQDANLKRQKVKEMCKQECQRLKENCIYSLHKDKNNEICSLDVNRRPLNKRKRTRKDFTTEEINCLLSGVKKMGNHWNLILWSYPFQKGRTNVDLSKKYYRLQLQRQEKNKAHQ; from the exons AACAAGAAAAGGGATACAaccaaaaatggaaaatcaaaAGGTGCAGAAAAAACAGTGTG ATATGAAAACAGATCTGAACTTACTCCTTGAATGCCTTAAATACCAGATGGACTGCCCTGTATCTCAGAAAGAGGCTTTGATCACTATTTATTCAATTTGTCAACAAAACA gTGAAGCAAGtgaatattttcaagaaattgGTGGTTTGATGTTTATAAATGATCTTGCAAAGTCAAGTGTTCATTGCATAGTAAAGGAAGCAGCTTTATTTACATTAGGAATTATAATAGAGAGTAATG TTTATTGTCAACAAACTTTGTGTACCTCTGCATTGTTTGAAGACCTCATTTTATTGTTAATGAATAAGGATTCTGGTGTGAACTTGAAAAGAATGTCTGTTTACGTCATCTTAGTACTGGTTTCAAATAATA AAAGTGGGCAAACCTATGTCAGAGATACAGGCTGCATTGGTCTTCTGCTGCAGTTATTCAG AACAACACTTTCCACATCTGAGATGAATCTGTCAGATGAAAATACTAATGAGTGCTATCAGCTGTGGTCTTCAGTCTGCAGTACTCTCTGTGCTTGTGTTAACAATCCTCAGAATG aaGATAATCAAAACATTTGCTGTTCAGTTTTTCCATATGCCAAAGAGTGGCTCGAAAGTTGCGCAGAGCCTGAGATAGTTCGTCCTATTTGTTCATTTGTTGGTCTCACAGTTGCAAATAACT catatgtgcagaaatattttgtttctgttggaGGATTGGATACATTAGCTAAAGTTCTCATCAATCTTATGCATGATTCCTGTATGAGTCACTCAAGCACAAAACTTGCAGTAGTAGTAACAAAGACTCTGGATGCCTGCATTGCTAATGACT CTGCCATGGGTGTTGTCTTGACAAAGTATCACACTGTGTCAGAGCTACTGAAGTTGCTGTCCAATGACACTCTGGATACTGGAgaaaaaattagtattattCTAACAATTGGGCACTGTACTGAAGTTTGTg aagaaaaccaGTGTGAACTGCTCCAGAACAATGGTCTTCCACTTATGATTCAGGTATTAACTGAGTCTCAGGATGAGGAACTAAACAAAGCTGCTACTTTCGTGCTAcaaaactgcaaacaaatgA ctGAACAATTGTCCctgaaaataaatgataatTCATTGAATGTGAACAATGCAGAAGAGTTGGATGTGCAGGTCAGAAAAAGAAGTCTACAAGActactggaagaaagcaaaagaaatttttcacagaataaaCTTGATTGAAAAAGAACACAGTGAG GAAGGAGTACAAGGAAGAGTATTTGTAGACAGATCTTCAGAAGCCAATATTGAAGCATCAAAGTACCATGAAGTGAATCTTGCTGATCCAAAAGCTTATGTAGAAAGAAcacataaagaaatacattgtCGACAGTTGACCTCTGAGTTAGATGATCAGGTTCTTGCTCCATCTGTAGATTCTTctccactgaaaaatgaaatagtgaACACTATGGATCCAGTAAATGCTTCTACTAGACAAAGTGAACAGAGTAATATTCCACGTTCAGTTAATGAACTGCAAACAGACAGTGTACTTCAAAGTcacaatataaatgaaaaaactGCTTGtgtaaaaaatcagtttattctTCAAGTAAG TGAACACTTATTTAAACAACCAGCAGAGATTGTTAAACATATGAAACAGACATGCAGACCAG ATCAACATTCATTCTACTCAAAGataaacaaggaagaaaaaagtacttcAACTACATCTGCATCCCATAAAATGGCAGATTTAAGATGTTTAG gttgtaCAGCACAAGGACTATCCTTCAATAGTAAAACCTTTACCAAGATGTTGCAAAGTTGTCCACATCAGTGTGACCGTCATAAAGTCATTCTGGAAGCTgaagaaagatataaaaaggAACTTCGCCAATTAGCTGTTTGTAACAACAGTAGACATGCAACTCATGAGa gtattcTTTTGACTCcaattagaaaaaacaaatctaatACTTCAAATAGAGATGAACATAGTAAAAATACTAGGTTGACTGATGACTATAACTTGATACCGACATATGAAAAGT CTttccaaaaaacccaagatgcTAACTTGAAGAGACaaaaagtcaaagaaatgtGCAAACAGGAATGTCAGCgcttaaaagaaaactgcatatATTCACTTCACAAAGATAAG aacaATGAAATATGTTCCCTGGATGTGAACAGAAGACCtttaaacaagagaaaaagaaccCGAAAAGATTTCACAACTGAAGAAATTAACTGTCTTTTGAGTGGAGTAAAAAAAATGGGTAATCActggaatttaattttgtgGTCTTATCCATTTCAGAAAGGACGGACAAATGTTGATCTTTCCAAGAAATACTACAGGTTACAGTTGCAA aggcaagaaaaaaacaaagctcatCAATAA
- the TERB1 gene encoding telomere repeats-binding bouquet formation protein 1 isoform X4, giving the protein MDTNNLDFFQCTGFDHLVLKRKKTPKTGCFCPGVAAWGTRKGIQPKMENQKVQKKQCDMKTDLNLLLECLKYQMDCPVSQKEALITIYSICQQNSEASEYFQEIGGLMFINDLAKSSVHCIVKEAALFTLGIIIESNVYCQQTLCTSALFEDLILLLMNKDSGVNLKRMSVYVILVLVSNNKSGQTYVRDTGCIGLLLQLFRTTLSTSEMNLSDENTNECYQLWSSVCSTLCACVNNPQNEDNQNICCSVFPYAKEWLESCAEPEIVRPICSFVGLTVANNSYVQKYFVSVGGLDTLAKVLINLMHDSCMSHSSTKLAVVVTKTLDACIANDSAMGVVLTKYHTVSELLKLLSNDTLDTGEKISIILTIGHCTEVCEENQCELLQNNGLPLMIQVLTESQDEELNKAATFVLQNCKQMTEQLSLKINDNSLNVNNAEELDVQVRKRSLQDYWKKAKEIFHRINLIEKEHSEEGVQGRVFVDRSSEANIEASKYHEVNLADPKAYVERTHKEIHCRQLTSELDDQVLAPSVDSSPLKNEIVNTMDPVNASTRQSEQSNIPRSVNELQTDSVLQSHNINEKTACVKNQFILQVSEHLFKQPAEIVKHMKQTCRPDQHSFYSKINKEEKSTSTTSASHKMADLRCLGCTAQGLSFNSKTFTKMLQSCPHQCDRHKVILEAEERYKKELRQLAVCNNSRHATHEKLVLTPMKKEKLHTEITTFRSKKDSFQTFQKTQDANLKRQKVKEMCKQECQRLKENCIYSLHKDKNNEICSLDVNRRPLNKRKRTRKDFTTEEINCLLSGVKKMGNHWNLILWSYPFQKGRTNVDLSKKYYRLQLQRQEKNKAHQ; this is encoded by the exons AACAAGAAAAGGGATACAaccaaaaatggaaaatcaaaAGGTGCAGAAAAAACAGTGTG ATATGAAAACAGATCTGAACTTACTCCTTGAATGCCTTAAATACCAGATGGACTGCCCTGTATCTCAGAAAGAGGCTTTGATCACTATTTATTCAATTTGTCAACAAAACA gTGAAGCAAGtgaatattttcaagaaattgGTGGTTTGATGTTTATAAATGATCTTGCAAAGTCAAGTGTTCATTGCATAGTAAAGGAAGCAGCTTTATTTACATTAGGAATTATAATAGAGAGTAATG TTTATTGTCAACAAACTTTGTGTACCTCTGCATTGTTTGAAGACCTCATTTTATTGTTAATGAATAAGGATTCTGGTGTGAACTTGAAAAGAATGTCTGTTTACGTCATCTTAGTACTGGTTTCAAATAATA AAAGTGGGCAAACCTATGTCAGAGATACAGGCTGCATTGGTCTTCTGCTGCAGTTATTCAG AACAACACTTTCCACATCTGAGATGAATCTGTCAGATGAAAATACTAATGAGTGCTATCAGCTGTGGTCTTCAGTCTGCAGTACTCTCTGTGCTTGTGTTAACAATCCTCAGAATG aaGATAATCAAAACATTTGCTGTTCAGTTTTTCCATATGCCAAAGAGTGGCTCGAAAGTTGCGCAGAGCCTGAGATAGTTCGTCCTATTTGTTCATTTGTTGGTCTCACAGTTGCAAATAACT catatgtgcagaaatattttgtttctgttggaGGATTGGATACATTAGCTAAAGTTCTCATCAATCTTATGCATGATTCCTGTATGAGTCACTCAAGCACAAAACTTGCAGTAGTAGTAACAAAGACTCTGGATGCCTGCATTGCTAATGACT CTGCCATGGGTGTTGTCTTGACAAAGTATCACACTGTGTCAGAGCTACTGAAGTTGCTGTCCAATGACACTCTGGATACTGGAgaaaaaattagtattattCTAACAATTGGGCACTGTACTGAAGTTTGTg aagaaaaccaGTGTGAACTGCTCCAGAACAATGGTCTTCCACTTATGATTCAGGTATTAACTGAGTCTCAGGATGAGGAACTAAACAAAGCTGCTACTTTCGTGCTAcaaaactgcaaacaaatgA ctGAACAATTGTCCctgaaaataaatgataatTCATTGAATGTGAACAATGCAGAAGAGTTGGATGTGCAGGTCAGAAAAAGAAGTCTACAAGActactggaagaaagcaaaagaaatttttcacagaataaaCTTGATTGAAAAAGAACACAGTGAG GAAGGAGTACAAGGAAGAGTATTTGTAGACAGATCTTCAGAAGCCAATATTGAAGCATCAAAGTACCATGAAGTGAATCTTGCTGATCCAAAAGCTTATGTAGAAAGAAcacataaagaaatacattgtCGACAGTTGACCTCTGAGTTAGATGATCAGGTTCTTGCTCCATCTGTAGATTCTTctccactgaaaaatgaaatagtgaACACTATGGATCCAGTAAATGCTTCTACTAGACAAAGTGAACAGAGTAATATTCCACGTTCAGTTAATGAACTGCAAACAGACAGTGTACTTCAAAGTcacaatataaatgaaaaaactGCTTGtgtaaaaaatcagtttattctTCAAGTAAG TGAACACTTATTTAAACAACCAGCAGAGATTGTTAAACATATGAAACAGACATGCAGACCAG ATCAACATTCATTCTACTCAAAGataaacaaggaagaaaaaagtacttcAACTACATCTGCATCCCATAAAATGGCAGATTTAAGATGTTTAG gttgtaCAGCACAAGGACTATCCTTCAATAGTAAAACCTTTACCAAGATGTTGCAAAGTTGTCCACATCAGTGTGACCGTCATAAAGTCATTCTGGAAGCTgaagaaagatataaaaaggAACTTCGCCAATTAGCTGTTTGTAACAACAGTAGACATGCAACTCATGAGa AACTAGTGCTGACtccaatgaagaaagaaaaactgcataCAGAAATAACAACTTTTAGGAGCAAAAAGGATAGCTTCCAAA CTttccaaaaaacccaagatgcTAACTTGAAGAGACaaaaagtcaaagaaatgtGCAAACAGGAATGTCAGCgcttaaaagaaaactgcatatATTCACTTCACAAAGATAAG aacaATGAAATATGTTCCCTGGATGTGAACAGAAGACCtttaaacaagagaaaaagaaccCGAAAAGATTTCACAACTGAAGAAATTAACTGTCTTTTGAGTGGAGTAAAAAAAATGGGTAATCActggaatttaattttgtgGTCTTATCCATTTCAGAAAGGACGGACAAATGTTGATCTTTCCAAGAAATACTACAGGTTACAGTTGCAA aggcaagaaaaaaacaaagctcatCAATAA